The Bacteroides sp. genome contains a region encoding:
- a CDS encoding T9SS type A sorting domain-containing protein yields the protein MKVQVLFLWVFFSSCMLYGQEVFLQSSVVAPAGNSVESNTLNISKWRLALVHQVILKEAQVAEPPIENLPALPGAAWKVHAFPNPFNRALSLYIQSEQENEFIVRVTDISGKQWFLRELNVVFNELASFDLSFLPPGIYLVTIASNNDKHQKVIKVQKI from the coding sequence ATGAAAGTACAAGTTCTTTTTCTTTGGGTGTTTTTTTCAAGTTGCATGTTATATGGCCAGGAAGTTTTTCTTCAGTCTTCCGTGGTGGCTCCGGCCGGAAACAGTGTTGAATCAAACACCCTGAACATCTCCAAATGGCGATTGGCTTTGGTCCACCAGGTCATTCTCAAGGAAGCACAGGTGGCCGAACCCCCCATTGAAAACCTCCCCGCTTTACCAGGCGCAGCCTGGAAAGTGCATGCTTTTCCAAACCCGTTCAACCGGGCACTTTCCCTTTATATCCAATCTGAACAGGAGAATGAATTCATCGTCCGGGTGACCGATATCTCCGGGAAACAATGGTTCCTCCGGGAATTAAACGTTGTCTTCAATGAATTAGCCAGTTTTGACTTGTCTTTTCTGCCTCCCGGGATTTATCTGGTTACCATCGCTTCAAATAATGACAAGCACCAAAAGGTAATCAAGGTTCAAAAAATTTGA
- a CDS encoding TrkH family potassium uptake protein, translating to MTKVVQYHLVFKVLSRNLFILSGALIVSSALAYYFSEPILPMAVPAALSLLAGLVIHYFTRSLDAQVTLHREDAYLTVTLSWLVISLIGSLPYVISGAIPSFVNAFFESVSGFTTTGSSILTDIEILPRSVVFWRSLTHWIGGIGIIVLVILVMPSLKIGGYHLFILESSLQEKIHPKAKSVGERLLLIYIILTVAEGALLRLGGMNWFESVCHAFGTVATGGFSPKNDSIASYSPYIQYVVMVFMLLAGTNFVVHYYLLKRKFDKIRQNDEFRAYLGVILLVGLVITSILFFKTPRPMEQSIRDGFFQVVSIITCTGFATDDYLLWPQYAWIIIFLAMFLGGSTGSTAGGIKIARHVVVYKNFARIFRQLRFPHAIFHIHLNHQPVSDERNTSILTFVSLYLLVFALGTLSMIAVGLDMSTASGSVATCMAGIGPGIGTVGPASNFAHLPVLGKIILSFLMILGRLEIYTVLILFSRSFWRK from the coding sequence ATGACCAAAGTCGTTCAATATCATCTTGTCTTTAAAGTTCTGAGTCGAAACCTGTTTATCCTTTCTGGCGCTTTAATCGTTAGTTCGGCTTTGGCCTATTATTTTTCTGAGCCCATTCTGCCTATGGCAGTACCTGCCGCACTTTCCCTGCTGGCAGGACTGGTCATCCATTATTTCACCCGTAGCCTTGACGCTCAGGTGACCCTGCATCGCGAAGATGCTTATCTCACCGTCACCCTGTCGTGGCTGGTCATTAGTCTCATCGGTTCATTGCCCTATGTAATTTCGGGCGCCATACCGTCCTTTGTCAATGCCTTTTTTGAATCTGTGTCAGGATTTACCACCACAGGTTCTTCCATCCTGACCGACATCGAGATCCTGCCCCGCAGCGTTGTTTTCTGGCGGAGCCTCACCCACTGGATCGGGGGCATTGGCATCATTGTCCTGGTGATTTTGGTGATGCCCTCGCTGAAAATCGGCGGATACCATCTTTTTATCCTGGAGTCGTCACTGCAAGAAAAAATTCATCCCAAAGCAAAAAGTGTCGGCGAGCGCCTGCTGCTGATCTATATCATACTTACCGTCGCTGAGGGGGCTTTACTCAGGCTGGGCGGCATGAATTGGTTTGAAAGCGTTTGCCATGCATTTGGTACGGTTGCCACCGGTGGCTTCTCCCCGAAGAATGACAGCATTGCAAGCTATTCCCCCTACATTCAGTATGTTGTCATGGTCTTTATGCTGCTGGCAGGAACGAACTTTGTGGTACACTACTACCTGTTAAAAAGGAAATTTGACAAGATCAGGCAGAACGATGAGTTCAGGGCATACCTGGGCGTGATCTTACTGGTAGGACTTGTAATCACGTCCATATTGTTTTTCAAGACGCCCAGGCCTATGGAGCAATCTATCCGGGATGGGTTTTTCCAGGTCGTTTCCATCATTACTTGCACAGGATTTGCCACCGACGATTACCTGCTATGGCCTCAGTATGCCTGGATCATCATATTCCTGGCCATGTTCCTGGGCGGAAGCACAGGCTCAACGGCAGGGGGAATAAAAATTGCCCGACATGTCGTTGTGTATAAGAATTTTGCCAGGATTTTCCGCCAGCTGAGGTTTCCCCACGCCATTTTTCACATTCACCTGAACCATCAACCGGTTTCTGACGAAAGGAATACCTCCATCCTTACCTTTGTTTCGCTTTACCTGTTGGTTTTTGCCCTGGGTACCCTTTCCATGATAGCGGTTGGCTTAGATATGTCCACCGCAAGCGGATCGGTGGCCACCTGCATGGCGGGAATCGGTCCCGGTATCGGTACCGTGGGTCCGGCAAGCAACTTTGCTCATTTGCCTGTCCTGGGAAAAATAATCCTTTCGTTTTTGATGATTCTGGGCCGCCTCGAGATTTATACCGTGCTGATATTGTTTTCCCGGAGTTTCTGGCGCAAATAA
- a CDS encoding DUF4118 domain-containing protein has translation MGKITFRKFKTRTSHYFYAILIIGATATLCIPLANTENYHVVSFILLFVVSLLSTFMGIGPVILAASLSALAWNFFFIPPHLTFHIDKTEDILIFGLFFIIAFVNGVLTTRVRRQQKISQEREKRTNALFQLTRGLSKASGLDEVLQVAVVEIRKNFEREALFFLQDGNNVLTDTAWPLEEMKINPLEFEVAERVFQSALDPAATPRGMDSKGFAFFPLQGTRLHPGVIALKRETPFFGEQKSYWEAFIAQISNALEREFLGELAQRVRFLDESDRLYKTLFNSISHELRIPVATIMGAADSMLNAADNENFRSALSQEIFTASLRLNRLIENLLNISRIESGHISPRLDWYDLNDLVNKVAEDLGDELKPFDFRVSIPEDMPLVKMDFGLMEQVLYNLIFNATQYAPGASAIEVRGRYENETAVIEVSDQGPGLPESDLKHIFNKFFRLDGTRTGGLGLGLSIAKGFVEAHNGTITAGNLKKGGLRFTICIPSETPEIMMP, from the coding sequence ATGGGAAAGATTACGTTCAGAAAGTTTAAAACAAGGACCAGCCACTATTTCTACGCCATCCTGATTATCGGAGCGACGGCCACCCTATGCATCCCCCTGGCCAATACAGAGAACTACCATGTGGTTTCCTTTATCCTGCTGTTTGTGGTATCCCTGCTGTCCACCTTTATGGGCATAGGCCCCGTGATCCTCGCGGCTTCCCTGAGCGCCCTGGCCTGGAACTTTTTCTTCATCCCGCCCCACCTGACCTTCCATATCGACAAAACAGAGGACATCCTCATCTTTGGGCTGTTCTTCATCATTGCCTTTGTCAACGGGGTGCTTACCACCCGCGTGAGGCGACAGCAGAAAATCTCGCAGGAAAGGGAAAAAAGAACGAATGCCCTGTTTCAGCTTACCCGGGGGCTTTCCAAAGCCAGCGGACTCGACGAGGTGTTGCAGGTGGCTGTGGTCGAGATCAGAAAGAACTTTGAGCGCGAAGCGCTTTTTTTCCTCCAGGATGGAAACAATGTATTAACCGACACAGCATGGCCCCTTGAGGAGATGAAAATCAATCCCCTCGAATTTGAAGTGGCGGAGCGGGTTTTTCAGTCGGCCCTGGACCCTGCTGCCACACCCAGGGGAATGGATTCTAAAGGCTTTGCTTTCTTCCCCCTCCAGGGTACGCGGCTGCATCCCGGCGTCATCGCCCTGAAACGCGAGACTCCTTTTTTCGGCGAACAAAAGTCATATTGGGAGGCCTTCATTGCGCAGATCTCCAATGCCCTCGAACGCGAGTTCCTGGGCGAGCTGGCCCAGCGCGTGCGCTTCCTCGATGAGTCCGACAGGCTCTACAAAACCCTTTTTAATTCCATCTCCCACGAGCTGCGCATCCCTGTGGCCACCATCATGGGTGCCGCCGATTCGATGCTCAACGCCGCCGACAACGAGAATTTCCGCTCGGCCCTGTCGCAGGAGATCTTCACCGCCTCCCTGCGCCTCAACCGCCTGATCGAAAACCTGCTGAACATCTCCCGCATCGAAAGCGGGCATATCTCGCCCAGGCTCGACTGGTACGACCTCAACGACCTGGTCAACAAGGTGGCCGAAGACCTCGGTGATGAGCTGAAGCCCTTTGATTTCAGGGTGTCGATTCCCGAAGACATGCCCCTGGTGAAGATGGATTTTGGATTGATGGAACAAGTCCTTTATAACCTGATTTTTAACGCCACGCAATACGCACCCGGGGCTTCCGCCATTGAGGTCAGGGGCCGTTATGAAAATGAAACGGCCGTGATCGAAGTTTCGGACCAGGGGCCGGGATTGCCCGAGTCGGACTTAAAACATATTTTCAACAAGTTTTTCAGGCTCGATGGCACCAGGACCGGGGGACTGGGCCTGGGACTGAGTATTGCAAAAGGCTTCGTGGAAGCCCACAACGGGACCATCACCGCCGGGAACCTCAAGAAAGGGGGATTGCGGTTTACCATCTGTATCCCTTCAGAAACCCCTGAAATCATGATGCCCTAG